A single Cottoperca gobio chromosome 3, fCotGob3.1, whole genome shotgun sequence DNA region contains:
- the LOC115003465 gene encoding LOW QUALITY PROTEIN: aggrecan core protein-like (The sequence of the model RefSeq protein was modified relative to this genomic sequence to represent the inferred CDS: deleted 3 bases in 3 codons) has protein sequence TDPEDVLSVSIPLEEPQRPLLGATLVLPCYFEDHTVPDPGAPTIAPLAHRIKWSLVTKEKVTTILVALEGQVRISESYMDRVHLVGYPMTSTDASIKISELRSSDTGVYRCEVQHGIEDNHDIVHVQVQGLVFHYRAIIGRYSLTFEKAKAVCTQNSAVMASPEQLQAVYDDGFHQCDAGWLSDQTVRYPIHDPRVNCYGDKEELPGVRTYGVRDLNETYDVYCFTQKMTGRVFYTASAEKFTFSEAVVACSNQGAELATTGQLYLAWQGGMDVCNAGWLGDRSVRYPINIRRPQCGGGLLGVRTVYLHTNQTGYPHPESRYDAFCYTESPDEEGSGIIEEGSGVLSVTTVTGSPEVFFRRTTTESEAIGEVDTQQPTIVDFTYTESPTELPLPPPPNVTELIIDLIEPATARPDTRREPSKGFVTPPTGVVFHYRSGSDRYAFTFVEAQLACQSVGAYIATPKQLQAAYEAGYHQCDAGWLLDQTVRYPIVFPRDKCAGDLGDQPGVRSYGLRPADEKYDVYCNIDGLKGEVFHVGSAEGLTYDEAASRCQEQNAVLASTGELYAAWKMGFDKCRAGWLVDHSARYPINKPRIGCGAGKSGVHTVYTHPNQTGFPELEARFDAYCFRADILLIANETGLNITDIQEALLNLTSITDLLRPAVPSIVSPIPVETSGSGSGSADFGSGSAVDGASGGHSGDLSGSGDLSGSGHQVTSEDKSGSGDLSGSGDLSGSGDQVTSEDKSGSGDLSGSGDQVTSEDKSGSGDLSGSGDQVTSEDKSGSGDFSGSGDQVTSGHQSGSGDLSGSGDQVTSGHQSGSGDLSGSGDQVTSVDKSGSGDFSGSGDQVTSGHQSGSGDFTGSGDFTGSGDMAGSASADLPSGLGFTSADASGSAHSGEGFSINVVFSGIDSIVSGEGSALGGLQEAGEGSTGIFIFPSSEAGSGVLSGSGDLSGSGSGFSSAESGSSIDISGENGQFSGMSSGFITDNDFSGFNGFPSGFSSGSASGQSGQLSGSGNTQILLIDGKLLDASTPITHKEYELGGGLLAFSGSGDISGSGILSGDLSGSDSGSGSGFFSGVTFVGSGFTDLTVSSSREQEASGFLLYSSGQGSGGHLSGFGSSSFIAGSGSGMSGSESSTSEVSGDNTLSIELGQGSVEYSGEVSSSGSGFYSGSGDNQFTTASGSSSGAFSGDLPQLVLPSPSSEWALTESTKGPQEALSGVELSQTPVTDIFGTPHPVLAPAGLAAPPTTASPASVQTPGIVKETDSVEGFNPCEPNPCGTTSCTVEDRVALCHEVDVCHPNPCTNGATCVESADSYKCLCLPSYGGERCEIDEQQCEDGWTKFQGNCYLHFSDRETWLDAEQHCRDMNAHLVSIITPEEQDFVNSNAQDYQWIGLNDKTVENDFRWTDSTPLQYENWRPNQPDNYFNSGEDCVVMIWHENGQWNDVPCNYHLPFTCKKGPVSCGAPPEVENARMFGNKREEYPFNSIIRYQCSPGFLQRHPPVVRCKADGQWEKPQVECTDVKARKRIQRRSSRSLTAGGKLH, from the exons ACAGACCCGGAGGATGTGCTGAGTGTGAGCATTCCTCTGGAGGAGCCACAGCGTCCTCTACTGGGAGCAACGTTGGTACTACCGTGTTACTTTGAG GACCACACTGTCCCAGACCCAGGAGCTCCCACCATCGCTCCCCTCGCTCATCGCATCAAATGGAGCCTTGTCACCAAAGAAAAGGTCACGACTATACTGGTGGCCTTGGAAGGTCAGGTGCGTATCAGCGAGAGCTACATGGATAGAGTTCATCTGGTGGGCTACCCCATGACTTCTACAGATGCTAGCATCAAGATATCTGAGCTGCGGTCCAGTGACACAGGAGTCTACCGCTGTGAGGTTCAGCACGGCATCGAGGACAACCACGACATCGTCCATGTGCAGGTTCAAG GTTTGGTGTTCCACTACCGAGCAATCATAGGCCGCTACAGTTTGACTTTTGAAAAGGCGAAGGCAGTATGCACCCAGAACAGTGCGGTCATGGCTTCACCTGAACAGCTTCAAGCAGTCTACGATGATGGATTCCACCAGTGTGACGCTGGCTGGCTCTCTGACCAGACAGTCAG GTACCCGATCCATGATCCTCGTGTGAACTGCTATGGCGACAAAGAGGAGCTGCCTGGGGTCAGGACATACGGAGTGAGAGACCTCAATGAGACTTATGATGTCTACTGCTTCACTCAGAAGATGACAG GCAGAGTTTTCTACACCGCTTCTGCAGAAAAGTTCACCTTCTCTGAGGCTGTGGTTGCATGCTCCAATCAGGGAGCTGAGTTGGCCACTACTGGACAGCTCTACTTGGCTTGGCAGGGTGGGATGGATGTCTGTAACGCC GGCTGGCTGGGAGACAGGAGCGTCCGCTACCCCATCAATATCCGTCGGCCACAGTGTGGAGGGGGTCTGCTGGGGGTGCGAACTGTTTACCTTCACACAAACCAGACAGGATACCCACATCCTGAGTCTCGCTACGACGCCTTCTGCTACACAG AGTCCCCTGATGAGGAAGGTTCAGGCATCATAGAAGAGGGAAGTGGCGTGCTGAGTGTTACCACGGTGACAGGGAGCCCAGAGGTGTTCTTTAGGAGGACAACTACAGAGAGCGAGGCAATCGGAGAGGTGGATACTCAGCAGCCTACCATAGTGGACTTCACCTACACAGAGAGCCCTACCGAGCTGCCACTGCCTCCGCCGCCAAACGTCACTGAGTTGATCATTGACCTGATAGAGCCAGCCACCGCCCGGCCCGACACACGCAGGGAGCCAAGCAAAGGCTTTGTGACGCCTCCAACTG GTGTGGTGTTCCATTATCGGTCAGGCTCCGACCGCTATGCTTTCACATTCGTTGAGGCCCAGCTGGCCTGCCAGAGTGTCGGAGCCTACATTGCCACGCCAAAGCAGCTGCAGGCAGCATATGAGGCTGGATATCACCAGTGTGATGCAGGATGGTTACTGGATCAGACTGTAAG GTATCCCATTGTTTTTCCTCGAGATAAGTGTGCTGGAGATCTGGGGGATCAACCTGGAGTTCGGTCATATGGTTTGAGGCCAGCAGACGAGAAATATGATGTATACTGTAACATTGATGGACTgaaag GTGAGGTTTTCCATGTGGGCTCCGCTGAGGGTCTCACCTATGATGAGGCTGCTTCTCGCTGTCAAGAGCAGAACGCTGTATTGGCCTCCACCGGAGAGCTGTACGCAGCCTGGAAAATGGGTTTCGACAAGTGCCGAGCTGGCTGGCTAGTTGATCATAGCGCCCGCTATCCAATTAACAAACCCCGTATTGGATGTGGAGCTGGGAAATCAGGAGTACACACAGTGTACACGCACCCCAACCAGACAGGCTTCCCTGAACTTGAAGCCAGATTTGATGCATACTGTTTCAGAG CGGATATTCTACTTATTGCAAATGAAACTGGACTGAATATCACAGATATCCAAGAGGCCCTTCTTAACCTAACATCAATTACTGATTTGTTGAGGCCTG CTGTTCCTTCCATCGTCTCTCCTATCCCTGTGGAGACTTcaggctctggctctggctcagCAGACTTTGGCTCAGGGTCTGCGGTTGATGGTGCCTCTGGGGGTCACTCTGGAGATCTGTCTGGATCTGGAGATCTGTCTGGTTCTGGACATCAAGTCACCTCTGAAGATAAATCTGGTTCTGGAGATTTGTCTGGTTCTGGAGACTTGTCTGGTTCCGGAGATCAGGTCACTTCTGAAGATAAATCTGGTTCTGGAGACTTGTCTGGTTCCGGAGATCAGGTCACCTCTGAAGATAAATCTGGTTCTGGAGACTTGTCTGGTTCCGGAGATCAGGTCACCTCTGAAGATAAATCTGGTTCTGGAGACTTTTCTGGTTCCGGAGATCAGGTCACCTCTGGACATCAATCTGGTTCTGGAGACTTGTCTGGTTCCGGAGATCAGGTCACCTCTGGACATCAATCTGGTTCTGGAGACTTGTCTGGTTCCGGAGATCAGGTCACCTCTGTAGATAAATCTGGTTCTGGAGACTTTTCTGGTTCCGGAGATCAGGTCACCTCTGGACATCAATCTGGTTCTGGAGACTTTACTGGTTCTGGAGACTTTACTGGTTCTGGAGACATGGCAGGCAGTGCCAGTGCTGATCTGCCCAGTGGATTGGGTTTCACCAGTGCAGATGCATCTGGATCAGCACACAGTGGAGAAGGATTCAgcatcaatgttgttttttcaggCATTGACAGCATTGTCTCTGGAGAGGGCTCAGCTTTAGGAGGACTCCAAGAAGCTGGAGAGGGAAGCACAGGAATCTTTATCTTCCCTTCATCTGAAGCAGGCTCTGGAGTGCTAAGTGGTAGCGGGGACCTgtctggatctggatctggtTTCAGCTCTGCGGAGAGTGGCTCTTCAATAGACATCTCTGGAGAAAATGGACAATTCTCTGGCATGTCGTCCGGTTTCATCACGGACAATGACTTTTCTGGGTTCAATGGTTTCCCCTCAGGATTCTCCTCTGGAAGTGCTAGTGGACAGTCGGGACAGCTTTCGGGAAGTGGAAACACACAGATCTTACTGATAGATGGTAAACTGCTCGATGCATCCACCCCAATTACCCACAAGGAGTATGAGCTTGGTGGAGGCCTACTGGCATTCAGTGGCTCTGGAGACATTTCAGGATCTGGGATCCTCAGTGGCGATCTCAGTGGCTCGGACTCTGGAAGTGGCTCTGGCTTCTTCTCAGGCGTGACCTTTGTGGGGTCAGGTTTCACTGACCTTACAGTGTCATCCTCTAGG GAGCAAGAGGCCTCTGGGTTTTTACTCTATAGCTCCGGACAGGGAAGTGGTGGACATTTGTCTGGATTTGGAAGCTCAAGTTTCATCGCTGGGTCTGGATCGGGAATGTCTGGATCTGAGTCGTCAACGAGCG AGGTATCCGGAGACAATACACTGTCTATAGAGCTTGGACAGGGGTCAGTGGAGTACAGCGGAGAAGTAAGTAGTAGTGGAAGTGGCTTCTACTCTGGCAGCGGTGACAACCAATTCACCACGGCCAGTGGCTCTTCTTCCGGAGCTTTCTCTGGAGATCTGCCACAGCTCGTGCTGCCCTCTCCATCCAGTGAGTGGGCTCTGACAGAGAGCACCAAAGGGCCACAGGAGGCCCTTAGCGGGGTTGAACTGTCACAGACCCCTGTCACAGACATCTTTGGAACTCCCCACCCTGTGCTTGCCCCCGCAGGACTGGCTGCACCTCCCACCACAGCTTCACCAGCCTCTGTGCAGACACCAGGCATTGTTAAAGAAACTGATTCAGTGGAGG GTTTTAACCCATGTGAGCCCAACCCCTGTGGTACTACTTCATGCACAGTAGAGGATCGGGTTGCTCTCTGCCATG AGGTAGATGTGTGCCATCCCAACCCTTGTACCAATGGAGCCACCTGTGTGGAGAGTGCAGACTCTTACAAATGCTTATGCCTGCCCAGCTACGGAGGGGAACGCTGTGAGATCG ATGAGCAGCAGTGTGAAGACGGTTGGACTAAGTTTCAGGGGAACTGCTACCTGCACTTCTCTGACAGAGAGACGTGGTTGGACGCAGAGCAGCACTGCCGGGACATGAACGCCCACCTGGTCAGCATCATCACCCCAGAGGAGCAGGACTTTGTCAATT CAAACGCACAGGACTACCAGTGGATCGGACTCAACGACAAGACAGTAGAGAATGATTTCCGCTGGACAGATAGCACTCCACTG caATACGAGAACTGGAGGCCGAACCAGCCAGATAATTACTTCAACTCTGGAGAAGACTGTGTGGTGATGATCTGGCATGAGAACGGCCAGTGGAAC GACGTGCCCTGCAACTACCACCTGCCGTTTACCTGCAAGAAAGGCCCCG TGTCCTGTGGCGCCCCGCCGGAGGTGGAGAATGCTCGCATGTTTGGTAACAAGAGGGAGGAATACCCCTTCAACTCCATCATCCGGTATCAGTGCAGCCCAGGGTTCTTGCAGCGCCATCCTCCGGTGGTTCGCTGTAAGGCAGACGGACAGTGGGAGAAACCCCAAGTGGAATGTACTGATG TGAAAGCCAGAAAAAGAATACAgcggaggagcagcaggagtcTGACAGCCGGCGGCAAGCTTcactaa